ttgttgttatttttataatcattgttattattattattgttgttgttgttgttgttgttattaataataatattattattattattattattattattattattattattgttgttatcctACATTACATGGTAGTGGAAGTTGTACTCTAGACATTTGCTGTGGTTCAtgctttaatcatattattatactttttctttattatttttaataataggccttcattttcattcagctttgACTGTAATATTCTGATGATGTTTGTCAGGTTCGTATGCGGGCGCAGTGATAGCGATGCCATTAGCTGGTGTTCTGGTCCAATACTCTGGCTGGTCCTCAGTCTTCTATGTGTATGGTGAGTGACATCAGCACACGttcactgtaataataataataataatcacacagCTGGTCATGGTGTTgatctctctgtctctgtgtctGTGTTCAGGTAGTTTTGGTGTGTGTTGGTATCTGTTCTGGATTCTGGTGTCGTATGAGAGTCCAGCAGCTCATCCTACTATCACACCAGAGGAACGCAAATACATCGAGGACGCCATCGGGGAATCAGCTGGACTGGCCAACCCGCtcacggtacacacacacacacacgcacacacacacacacacacatggctgcaTCAGtcaacaaacacacgcacacagacatggCTGCATCAGTTTACACAGGGACACATACACATATGCAtacgcatatacacacacactcacacacacacacatacatacacacacgcacttaTTAACATACGCACATACACATGCacgtacacacagacacacacacatatacacacacagatacatgcatgcacacacgctCAAACagatatgcacatacacacacacacatgcacaaatacacacctACACACAGGTGCTTGACACACACGCAAGCATGACAAACACAttcatgcacataaacacacacatacagtcacacatgcacacatactgtacatatacccACACATGGACACATGCATATACACGCAAACATACATGCACAcgcacatacactcatacatacacacacatgcacacaaacatgaacacatactatacacacacacacacacacacacacacacacacagtgattcTGGACTGATTCTCTCCACTTCAGAAATTCAACACCCCCTGGCGTCAGTTCTTCACATCGATGCCCGTCTACGCCATCATCGTGGCCAACTTCTGCAGGAGCTGGACCTTCTACCTGCTGCTCATCAGCCAGCCGGCGTACTTTGAGGAGGTCTTCAAGTTCGAGATCAGCAAGGTCTGAGAAAAATATGTCTAgagattattaatatattatgatatagaTCAGTGGGTATCAAGTGGGGGTCAGGACCCCCTGGCTTAgtaatttccaaaaatgtaataatttttttaaaccatcagAATTACCATATTtgatccataacctactgaagataaaaatagtcatttatagtTACAACcttgcgatttatttatttatttatttatttatttatttgatttgattatttccTCGATCGCATTGTGACCCTTGtggtgattacattatattaaagacacagcaatagcgtcagatgcagcagattgattttatggcaccagatTAAACTTCTtctggcacatttacagcactcacatacattaaaaataaaaaaataaaccaagaatagacttgggcaTATTGCTGTGTGGGCCATACATGCAAGGTTTCTATATTTATAATCACCTCAAAGGATACTGAgtgtcgcgagtcactggcattgttattttgggggtcgcgggctgaaaagtatGGGAACCCCTGATATAGTTGAATATTTAATATGTTAACACTTCAAATaatatcatcataatcatcaaaacattacaattattattaataatttataattaatctgcacaaaaaatatacaacataataataattcttcgtatttttattcttattatgtacagtaaataatttaaCATGCAAAAAGCAtgtgtattattataaatactgAATTATATGATTGCAAAAGCAGTGTTTTCATAACtacaataatatttgttatttgttgataactattattattattattattattgtcatcaataaaacaatgattaatgattaattattattttttgattaaactatatttattataattatgtacAATAAGTAATGACAAATCAATGTactcacaatattattatttatattgaataaaattacaacaatattcataattatatatatatatatttatttatttatttatttatttactttattattattattattattattatttattttttatttttttgtacatatttgttaatttataaaCCCCCCTGctaattttccccccaatttctgtttagcggaaagatttcttcaatacatttctaatcataatagttttaatatctcatttctaataactgatttattttatctttgtcatgatgacagcacataatatttgactagatatttttcaagacacttctatacagcttaatgtgacatttaaaggcttaattaggggttaattaggttaactaggcaggatagggtaattaggcaagttattgtatgtgtatatatgtgtgtatatatatatatatatatatatatatatatatatatatatatatatatatatatatatatatatatatatatatatatatatatatatatatatatatatatatatatatatatgtatatatatatatgtgtgtgtattgtatatattcatatatattgtatatatttgtaaGTGAATATAGACAGTGGATGAATGTGTTTAAAGCAAACCTATATATCATATCGATCATTTATATGCAGGTTGGTATTCTCTCTGCTCTTCCTCATCTGGTGATGACCATTGTTGTGCCTATCGGCGGTCAGTTGGCGGATTATCTGCGGACACACAACCTCATGACCACCACCAACGTCAGGAAACTCATGAACTGCGGAGGTGACACACACTGCGCATAATTAATGAGTCATGTGACCGATCTGGAgctgctgattggctgatggaGTGTCTCATATTTCTCTGTGTTCAGGTTTTGGTTTGGAGGCCACGTTTCTCCTGGTTGTGGGTTTTTCTCACACTAAAGGAGTCGCCATTTCATTTCTGGTTCTTGCTGTTGGGTTTAGTGGTTTCGCCATCTCAGGTAAGAATAAAGAAGCTTAGTTAAAGTTTGGTTTTTTTAGTagaaatacttttattcagcagggATGCAGCTgagaaaatgtgtaaatgtgaattatttttgatttatgtactgttacattttattatttatattttcaaatgtttttatttcattttttacagttagatttttttttttgtattcatttgaatttttatctgtttgttgttatttgttattattgttctgaGCACTgaagataataatgataataatgataacagtaatagtaatagttgttgttgttgttgattaatCTAAATTTTTAAATTCCTgtgttaataatgataaaaataaaataatattttgattgGTTAGTTTTGGTTATTgaggattaataataataataataataataataataataataataataataataataataataataataataataataataatcatcatcatcatcatcatttttcatTAGTCAATTTTGGCTTTCtgttttaatgattattaaattattattgttgttgttgttgttgttgttgttgattaatCTAAATTTTTAAATTCCTgtgttaataatgataataataaaataatattttgattgGTTAGTTTTGGTTATTgaggattaataataataataataataataataattttttattagtcAATTTTGGCTTTCCgttttaatgattatttaattattattattatcattatcattattattattattattgttgttgttgttattgttgttattattgttattattattattattattattattattattattattattattattttaaaaatgaaataaccaAAGTGGACTTGAATGATATGATCATTTTTAtggttattatcattaataataataatattaataatactattaatattatttgcaacaaatgtttttgtgtattttaatcaaataaaataagccTGAAATGAGTCTTGTAATGAGTCTTGTAAGAAAAGAGCCTGTTTTCTTGTCACCCTCAGGCTTCAATGTGAATCATCTGGACATCGCACCGCGGTATGCCAGTATACTGATGGGCATCTCCAATGGCGTCGGGACGCTCTCCGGCATGGTGTGTCCTCTGATCGTCGGTGCCATGACCAGAAACAAGGTACTGACTTTAAATCATAGTTCAGTCAGCTGGCACATTTCCATTACTCTTCAAAATACTGATGGGAGAAACAACTGAACAAACTGCTTCAAAAAATGAAGCATTTAAAAACCTGATGGCCAAAACCTCAGGCACAACATGCATTAGAATAGCTTTTTCATTTATATTGTAAACTTTAAATTGAAAGTATAAACTTTAAATGCACTTACCTTCTCATCTAATATCATTACATATTAAGTGTTTGCTTCATGGTGAACTTTGCTGAACAGGCCAACAAGAGACTATtgactattattaattattattccttttctttttaaaaatgtctcattaaaaccTTTACAATCTCATAAACTGATTTGAGATCAGGAAAAATTATGAAACCTGTTCAGAGAAACCTGTTCAACATGAGTAAACCTGCATAATGTGCATTTAATGGAAAACCATTCAATTGGTAAAAACAGTTAGGATGTAACAATCCTTATTACtcatgtgaagagttcagatgcaaaaacctctaagtgccatctgaaatttccatacaaaatgaagatttttctcaacctcctttgtttatgttgagatatttcactttaaagtacaggaaaaggacttattcttttcTATAAAAGTGATgatactgaacatacacacaggggactgataaaaatgttcattttagaggaaaatttcagacggcattaagaggtttttgcatctaagcTCTTCATGTGATCTTGCCAGTTTGATACCTGCTCCGAACCACTGATTTAAAAACAAGAGATCTGTAAAGCTTTCAAAGCCTCATTAATAAGTGCTTTAAAAGCAGCCATCACTATTGAAATACGAATTTCATCAATTTGCCCATTCATAATGcatgcataataatgcaaattatTATGTTTGCATGAGGTGGTTTTTCAGGCATTTggaaaaagtaatattttcattaataataataatattcaataatatatcCATTTAAAGAAAACAGTTATATGATAGACCTACCGtagttttgtttaccaaacaagttttTCTTGGATTTGCATGGTAAACTGTTAATTAATTTGATAACTGATTTGATATATCAGCTCCTATACTCAGAATCATTCTGTATAGATCtgcagattattattaatattattattatgtagatttttagtaaattttttaaattgtattaaattctgtgcagaaaaaaGCAAAAACTCGATAGATTTTGTCTGGCTCTAGTCATGATGCAGCAGGCGCTATAAGACTCTCTTTGCATTGcactcagtgcttcccacacatagactttacttgggctgGTCACGCAGGTATATTAACGTCAGCCCAAGTATAATTGCTGTTCACTCAtgaaaaatactattattatctcccttttacactttttttttgtatccgtCCAGGAAAGCCAAACATTCGCGATCGATGAACcagtatgcgtttttgcattaccttttcgcAGCTGACTGCGTGCGCACAGCcgcaagagaaacattaaatggttaatcaattaataaatgacGCAGATAAACTTTATATACTCGGAGAGAACAAAATATACTGGCTGAAAAATATtctacaccattagaaatggctaatcaactaacttgccttatttaaataatctacactttttattctagtaataattattaatttgatgatgttaatatattacatactttatacTTATCTAAAATGCATTGGCAATACTGTACTAAATGCCATGCCAATAATACAACtttatagagagagaaagagagagcagcCTTTATGTCAGTGTGTGCACATGGCTCCAAATAGAAAAAGAGAAAAGGTGTCTTTTATTTCAGCAGcctttttttaataactttaacccattgaaaagaaaagatGTAGCgtcataacaaataaaaatatagttaaaaatcacattgttttgtgtttgtcacatgtagttgaccatttatgAGCTGTGGGTAAAagattttttagattagattcaactttattgtcattacacatgtacaagtacaaggcaacgaaatgcagtttaggtctagcCAGCAGCaggtgcaggatacaggtataagttataaagtcataggcggagcgtgtgtaaggctggggaaggcttagccttcCCCTGGCCAGAAACCACGGTGATaggagcaaagaaaaaaatggaactgtccaaccccgcacaTTGCACTAATGAGCGCTGTTTACTACTGGAGTTAGTAGCAGCTCTGAaagccaaaccaaaagtgctggccagcggactattctgatttgctggtcaatgacataagtaataaaatgacaaatgagtataataataataatatattataatatataatatataataataatacatacactggtttaacttgttttcagcattaactgaaattggtagtttcattgtaatgtagtctagcctatagtgtagtaatcttgtttagtcaatcttttggagttttacattttaaaggtgaaatatttattgctgaattacaagttcggttttcgattggcttcgtgaaaaagagaatgatttcgtattCTCAGGGCCGGCGCACCCAGAGGCAACCTAGGCAGCCGCCTAGGGTGgaagaatagtgagggctgcgtcctctctaatatttattattattattattattattattattattagtagtagtagtagtagtaataaaagcaacaaggagtaatgatttcatttaaaactgcatacagtaagtaataaataaatatttaataaataagtattttcaacacaatctcacagcaattcgtaactttttgatttagtggctaattcgtatgaattcgtacgatctaattcgtacaatttagtacgatttgctcatcccccaatcacggttgggtttaggtgccacgcctcctttttaaaattgtacaatttcgtacgactgaactcgtacgaattagccactaaactggcaaacgtaaaatacttacgttttctcgtgagatcaggctggtatttaacaatttttaaatatttaataaatgccgtcttgatgaacagaattttaattcgatttttaaaagtaataataataaaaataaataaactgaccccaatcTTTTGAAACTGTATAGATCAGTGggtgagtttaataaaataatttgatgtgcgtgttgaatataataggtgtttgttgataggcggtgcttttgttaacctcttcttggtcagtcgcaaatctttttaaatgcatcaaagggcagcgcatatcttagccttaccctggagtttgttcaccctccgcctatgtataaagtgcaattatagaaaaactatggcaATGTTTAcaaatggatgtactatcaacattatatacaggttgtattagctatgaacagatttacaataaatgaatatatgtacatgttGCTATTAataagtgtgcagatagataaacatgaTTACAAATGTTCacgtgcagtgggtatgtacagttcaaataagtgaatcagtgcaatgtagtgcagtgaatatgtgcaaatttaaatgtgcaaatgttaaacagtgcagtgattgtgatgAGTTTAAGTTAGAGgggtgtggggggtgtattgggggggcaaaagagtcagtgaggggcagagttcaaaagggagacagctctggggaaaaagctgttccctagtctgctggtttttgtccggaggagcctgaagcgcctgaaACATTGAAAGATGCGTTTCAAATCGGCGACCACCGCAAgtgtatttcaaacctgtgggaagcactgagtgCACTGCACAGctccaaaaaaagaaagaaaaaaatcattcataaaTCTGAATACACGGTGAAACAGCGCAATATATAAAACCCAGAAACCTCACCTTGCCAATCATGTTTGTCTGACCCGCAAACAACATTGCCTGTGATGTAAGTAAACCTACCATTTGGACTGACTTTGTTTCATTCACATAACACTCAGGTAATgttttttaatgaacatttaaacGTCTGCAGAGGTTTGTAATGGAAATGGGCctgttgtgttgtgtgtgctgACTTTCTGTTTCCAGCAGATTCAAGCTATTACTCCTGCAGAGATCATGTGTCATTCACTGCTGTCATTATATTGCTGCTGCTTATGCCatgtttatctctctctctctctctctctctctctctctctctctctctctctctctctctctctctctctctctctcccctgttTCTCAGCATCACATTTCCTTCATGCAAAGCATACATTCTCTTCTTGAACAGGTCACACATGCTCTTGACACAGACCTCATTCATTCTCATGCTGTGTTTCTCTCTGTAGACGCGCGAGGAATGGCAGTATGTGTTTCTCATTGCTTCACTTGTTCATTATGGTGGAGTTATCTTCTACGGTGAATATTTCTGTCCatttccttccatccatcatttGCTATTGATCAGAGTTGTTCTTGTGCTGCTGATATCTGTTCCATGTTGAACGAAACGAGACGAATCGGttgataaaatgtcaaatattctaATAATTTATCTACAAAATAGCTGAAAATGCAAAACCTATATTTACATGAAATATATGAACATGTATAAGGAATTGTTCtttccaaaaaatgtaaatgtgtgatTATTTATTAGTAATGTTTATCATTAATGCtaataattatgtattaattcaatatataattaaaattattcattacataaatgcataatacgcatattaaaatataataatcatgtATAAAGTGTGATATAATTtaaatcataatattatttatataatataatatcatttaaatcattatacagtttaaataattgatttaCATACAGTCAAGCCCACAATAATTATTACATGTTATGTATAtagactgtatatgtgtgtgtgaaatcaaaaAAGTATTGTTTGGgtctaaaaatcaatgaaataaacattttatttttgtaaatatatacttttaatgcttaaaattgataattttattaatatgaaaTACTTGTATGATGTGGTTGTTGTTATTTTTCAGGTCTCTTTGCATCGGGAGAGAAGCAGCCGTGGGCCGAGCCGGAGAACATGAGCGAGGAGAAATGCGGGATTTTAGGAGAAGACGAGCTGGCTGATGAAACTGAGGAGCTGTACCGCTCAGCAGGCGGCGGCTATGGTGCAACCATCCAATCAGGAGACCCCAACGGGGCGGGGACTGGAGGGGGTGGAGCCGGAGGTAGCTGGGTCTCAGACTGGGACAAAACGGAGGAATACGTTCAACCGGTGGGAACAAACAGCTTCCTTTATGGAGGAGAAGAGGACAGAGGGATGAACGAATGACTTCCACAGCTCACAGAGTACAAGCAGAGCAGGATGGGTGGGTGAAACACATCCCAAACACTAACTGACTGGAACGAGGACTTGCTTTCTAacccaaacaaaaaaaatactataagtAACATCAAGGCTTTCCAGTGATATCACACAGATTGAATAgaggtgtgtgtgagagtgtgttttgagtgcatgtgtGGATGTTTAACACTGTGTGAGGGTCATTAACGGGGTCATGAACTGGTTTGGCTCATTTAAAGATAAATTAACATTATAATGAACTCTTCTGTTTTGACCCATATCAGAACACTCAGTTTGAATGACCAATTGAAGTCACACCcactgttctgattggctggcacTTTTGCATATTAACAAGGCAAAACAGGCTGTGATGTAAAAGTAGGTGTTAATCTTGTGTGGAGGCGGAGCTTATCCACCTTATGACATCATAGTTTAGAACATACCAGAACCTGTGGTTTTGTCCGACTGCCTTTAATAAAAGCTGATTATAGAGGAACCACAGAGTTTTTAAACTTACAGTGTGTTTTTTTAGCATTAAAAGTCCTCATATGTCAAAAGATCAAGGGATTTTTggtttctcagttcatgacccctttaattcAGTCCATGTGTTTGACTTTCTGCTGAGTTGTAGTAATTAAACTGATCTTCGCGGGTTCGACAGAGTTACTCTTATGAAATATTACTGCCTAATTTGTGAAAATCCTGAAATTGTGTGTGAAAGGTGAATCTCACACACGAAACAGACGTTCAAATTCAATTCAGCAGCACAACTAATGTATAATTCCAATGGCAAAAGTACAATTTAGGGAATTGATCTCATGTGCCAATACTGTGAGGTGTGTTTAGTATTGGTCCCTTTTCAGTGAGAATCTCACGTAGACGGATGCACAGTTAATGGCTAGTGATATGAATTAATATTCGGATGAGCTTATGGTAGCATTGATAATATACAGTcgtggtcaaaattattggcaccCCTGGTGAATATGATATGGAGAGACATCTGTATTATTAATACTTTCAGAAATTTGAGCACAATCTCATTCCAAAATAAATGGCTTTCTCCAATACaagttggtcaaaattattagcgcccttTTACTTTTTGCAAATTTGGCCGGATTTGCTCAGCTTTGAGTCTGTTATGATGTCTGATGACTTTGAAGGAAAATTGGAAAGAGATATGAGCATTTTCCATACAGAATCTTGCCAGATCATTCAGGTTTTCTGGTCCATATTGGAGCTCTTTTTTCATTTACTATATGGTTCAGGTCAGGTGACTGAAATGACCACTGCAGAACCCTACTTTTGAACCcatttgttcaattcaattcatctttatttctatagcgcttttacaatgtaaattgtcaaagcagcttaacatagaagttctagtaaattgaaacagcgtaagtccagttttcaaagttgaAGTTCAGGTCAGTGTGtattcattttcactgctgaaagtccaaacactgaagagcaaatccatagctgtgcagctccacaagtNNNNNNNNNNNNNNNNNNNNNNNNNNNNNNNNNNNNNNNNNNNNNNNNNNNNNNNNNNNNNNNNNNNNNNNNNNNNNNNNNNNNNNNNNNNNNNNNNNNNNNNNNNNNNNNNNNNNNNNNNNNNNNNNNNNNNNNNNNNNNNNNNNNNNNNNNNNNNNNNNNNNNNNNNNNNNNNNNNNNNNNNNNNNNNNNNNNNNNNNNNNNNNNNNNNNNNNNNNNNNNNNNNNNNNNNNNNNNNNNNNNNNNNNNNNNNNNNNNNNNNNNNNNNNNNNNNNNNNNNNNNNNNNNNNNNNNNNNNNNNNNNNNNNNNNNNNNNNNNNNNNNNNNNNNNNNNNNNNNNNNNNNNNNNNNNNNNNNNNNNNNNNNNNNNNNNNNNNNNNNNNNNNNNNNNNNNNNNNNNNNNNNNNNNNNNNNNNNNNNNNNNNNNNNNNNNNNNNNNNNNNNNNNNNNNNNNNNNNNNNNNNNNNNNNNNNNNNNNNNNNNNNNNNNNNNCCCAAACTTTAGCATTTTTTATGTTCATCTGACTATAAAACCATCACAGTTGAAGGTCCAATAGTGTCTTGACAGCTGAATAATCTgcaattatttttttgattgagTGCAGAGTTATTTTTTCTA
This window of the Danio aesculapii chromosome 24, fDanAes4.1, whole genome shotgun sequence genome carries:
- the slc17a7b gene encoding vesicular glutamate transporter 1, with the translated sequence MEVRPERFKAVAAKTLGRINRVLEKRQENGETIELSAEGRPELQEEKELPVVDCTCFGLPRRYIIAILSGLGFCISFGIRCNLGVAVVSMVNNHTVYRDGKPYVVKAQFNWDPETVGMIHGSFFWGYIVTQIPGGFICQKFAANRVFGFAVVSTSILNMMIPTAARMHFGCVILVRILQGLVEGVSYPACHGIWAKWAPPLERSRLATTAFCGSYAGAVIAMPLAGVLVQYSGWSSVFYVYGSFGVCWYLFWILVSYESPAAHPTITPEERKYIEDAIGESAGLANPLTKFNTPWRQFFTSMPVYAIIVANFCRSWTFYLLLISQPAYFEEVFKFEISKVGILSALPHLVMTIVVPIGGQLADYLRTHNLMTTTNVRKLMNCGGFGLEATFLLVVGFSHTKGVAISFLVLAVGFSGFAISGFNVNHLDIAPRYASILMGISNGVGTLSGMVCPLIVGAMTRNKTREEWQYVFLIASLVHYGGVIFYGLFASGEKQPWAEPENMSEEKCGILGEDELADETEELYRSAGGGYGATIQSGDPNGAGTGGGGAGGSWVSDWDKTEEYVQPVGTNSFLYGGEEDRGMNE